One genomic region from Saprospiraceae bacterium encodes:
- a CDS encoding DUF1080 domain-containing protein has protein sequence MKSILIFILCVSAHLSSAQKKTMLFDGTAIKGWHNFKKSIVDSWTIEDGALTTDGKGSDLVSDKEYGDFVLDFDFKVQPKGNSGVIYKVIEVNDEAHFATYASGPEFQIIDDIAYPEELKDVQKSGANYDINPPKMIASHPAGEWNHGTIKVKNNKITHSINGKKVVKYTYGDATWDAGVVKSKFAKWPYAMAHHKGKIALQGHGDRIYFKNIAIKEL, from the coding sequence ATGAAGTCAATCTTAATTTTTATATTATGTGTTTCCGCACATCTGTCATCAGCTCAGAAAAAAACAATGCTTTTTGATGGAACCGCTATAAAAGGGTGGCATAATTTTAAAAAATCAATAGTAGATAGTTGGACGATCGAAGACGGAGCCCTCACTACTGACGGCAAAGGCAGTGATCTGGTGAGTGACAAAGAGTATGGAGATTTTGTCCTTGACTTCGATTTCAAAGTGCAACCAAAAGGCAACAGTGGTGTCATCTATAAAGTCATCGAGGTCAATGATGAAGCCCATTTTGCTACTTACGCCTCAGGACCAGAATTCCAGATCATAGATGATATCGCTTATCCAGAGGAGTTAAAAGATGTCCAGAAATCAGGCGCTAATTATGACATCAACCCTCCAAAGATGATAGCGTCTCATCCTGCAGGTGAATGGAACCACGGGACCATTAAAGTAAAAAATAACAAAATCACCCATTCGATCAATGGAAAAAAAGTAGTCAAATATACCTATGGCGATGCTACCTGGGATGCAGGCGTAGTTAAAAGCAAATTTGCCAAATGGCCATATGCCATGGCTCATCACAAAGGCAAAATTGCGCTTCAGGGGCACGGAGACAGAATTTATTTTAAAAATATTGCGATCAAAGAATTGTAA
- a CDS encoding aminotransferase class I/II-fold pyridoxal phosphate-dependent enzyme — translation MKPNTQSRRRWLKNSVGLLAAGTIMPNLKAEKDISSYANQIHPLTGRWMMDEVLKDPMIKVRLTSNENPYGPSDRAKMAVIEGFKDANLYSRHVAIALKDKISTYEGVHTDQIFLCSGLSEVLNLLGSLTGLEHGDMISAHPTFDLMPALAVKVGGEWKQIPLNAQYQHDLPAMEKAVTSKTKLVYICNPGNPCPTILDPQMLSSFCDRVSNKTLVFVDEAYNEYVPNGAQHSMVNKIKAGKNVMIGRTMSKVHGFAGLRVAYVIAPAGVVKDLEKYRTWEYSLNAPSMHATIKTIDDEAFKQDCVQKNKNTRDMTVAALQSMGYSPLPSYTNFIIFPIKKDGKEFVQMMADKGIGLRSWAFNDQQWCRVSIGTMEEMKMFLAAMKEV, via the coding sequence ATGAAACCCAATACCCAATCAAGACGACGATGGCTTAAAAACAGTGTAGGCCTACTGGCTGCTGGTACTATAATGCCAAACTTAAAAGCTGAGAAAGACATTTCCAGCTATGCCAATCAAATACATCCTTTGACTGGTCGCTGGATGATGGATGAGGTATTGAAGGATCCAATGATCAAAGTACGACTGACCTCCAATGAAAATCCATATGGGCCTTCCGATCGGGCTAAAATGGCTGTCATTGAAGGATTTAAAGATGCCAATTTGTATTCCAGGCACGTTGCAATAGCATTAAAGGATAAAATATCAACTTATGAAGGAGTACACACTGATCAAATATTTCTTTGTTCAGGCCTTTCGGAAGTACTTAATCTTCTTGGCTCATTGACTGGCTTGGAGCACGGTGATATGATATCTGCCCATCCGACTTTTGATCTGATGCCGGCACTTGCAGTCAAAGTTGGTGGGGAATGGAAGCAGATTCCCCTCAATGCACAGTATCAACATGATTTGCCAGCAATGGAAAAAGCAGTTACCTCCAAAACTAAATTAGTCTATATCTGTAATCCGGGCAACCCATGTCCTACTATCCTGGACCCTCAAATGCTTTCCTCTTTTTGTGATCGGGTAAGCAACAAAACACTGGTCTTCGTAGACGAAGCTTACAATGAATATGTGCCAAATGGAGCTCAACATTCTATGGTCAATAAGATCAAAGCCGGAAAAAATGTTATGATTGGCAGGACTATGTCCAAAGTGCATGGATTTGCAGGACTCAGGGTCGCCTATGTAATTGCGCCTGCTGGTGTTGTCAAAGATTTGGAAAAATATAGAACCTGGGAATACAGCCTCAATGCTCCCAGCATGCATGCAACCATAAAAACCATAGATGACGAAGCATTTAAGCAAGATTGTGTCCAGAAAAATAAAAATACTCGTGATATGACTGTTGCTGCACTTCAGTCTATGGGCTATTCGCCACTACCTTCTTACACCAATTTTATTATTTTTCCCATTAAAAAAGATGGTAAAGAATTTGTGCAGATGATGGCGGACAAAGGCATTGGGCTCAGATCCTGGGCTTTTAATGATCAACAGTGGTGTAGAGTGAGTATCGGTACGATGGAAGAGATGAAAATGTTTTTAGCCGCGATGAAGGAGGTTTGA
- a CDS encoding T9SS type A sorting domain-containing protein codes for MKKLSFLSLLFLAISITSLLGQKVRYIHQIFDSVNVTNTYYGQNITVLASPSFLKVPLPVSIYTPKGDTVRNRPLIIYIHTGNFLPFPVNQGTSGRTTPPPAGDPAASIAQLGMGFPSDSPLVEICTRLTKMGYVVAAIDYRGGWNPIASTQTERVNTLINAAYRGVQDLRTAIRFFKLTAKLQNNPFGVDTSKIVAWGQGTGGYVSMAAATMDNYLDIVLKSNNKFIGPDINGDGQPDPYVIQSIHGDIYGTSLGRHPVSGDTLSLPNHVGYSSDFQLCVNMGGALADSQWIDETDLPMIGFQEPRDPFAPYKEGIVNVPQGASAPLPVVVVQGTYLTIQKADKLGLNKKMRDLKLADIYTQNANKKNDGIEGLYPINGNPANPFDSDPWAWWDTTVMKQIAPANNANGLLTNPDMSATKARRYIDTIIGYFAPRAFAVLDLGTFVSTPDLLKAQEVGFQMMPNPMTHQSELQTNPDYKMKRLTIYDINGRAVREVKQINSNHYTLERNALPQGVYYLQVGFDKGVITKSILIQ; via the coding sequence ATGAAAAAATTATCCTTCTTATCTCTTTTGTTTTTGGCTATAAGCATCACATCGCTATTGGGTCAAAAAGTAAGATACATACACCAGATATTTGACTCTGTCAATGTGACCAATACCTATTACGGTCAAAACATTACTGTTCTCGCCTCCCCTTCTTTCCTGAAAGTACCATTACCAGTAAGTATTTATACCCCTAAGGGAGACACTGTAAGGAACAGACCATTGATAATCTATATACATACCGGCAATTTTTTACCCTTTCCTGTAAATCAAGGGACCTCTGGAAGGACTACCCCACCACCCGCTGGTGACCCAGCAGCAAGCATAGCCCAGTTAGGTATGGGATTTCCAAGTGATTCACCTTTAGTGGAGATTTGCACTCGTCTTACTAAAATGGGCTACGTAGTAGCAGCCATTGATTATCGTGGTGGTTGGAACCCTATCGCTTCTACTCAGACTGAACGGGTAAATACATTGATTAATGCAGCATATCGTGGTGTTCAAGACCTTCGTACTGCTATTCGATTCTTTAAGTTAACTGCTAAATTACAAAACAACCCTTTTGGGGTCGACACTTCAAAAATTGTAGCCTGGGGACAAGGTACGGGAGGTTACGTGAGTATGGCCGCAGCCACCATGGACAATTATTTAGATATTGTGCTTAAATCAAACAATAAATTTATTGGTCCGGATATCAATGGAGATGGTCAACCTGATCCCTATGTAATTCAGTCTATTCATGGAGATATCTATGGCACCAGCCTTGGCCGGCATCCTGTCAGTGGAGATACTTTGTCTCTACCTAACCACGTTGGCTATAGTTCTGACTTCCAGTTGTGTGTAAACATGGGTGGGGCTTTGGCTGATTCCCAGTGGATTGATGAAACAGATTTACCCATGATTGGTTTTCAAGAACCCCGAGACCCCTTTGCACCATATAAAGAAGGTATAGTCAATGTACCTCAGGGAGCCAGTGCCCCTCTACCGGTGGTGGTTGTTCAAGGAACCTACCTTACTATTCAAAAAGCAGACAAACTAGGCTTGAATAAAAAAATGCGTGATCTTAAATTGGCTGATATCTATACACAGAATGCCAACAAAAAGAATGATGGTATAGAAGGACTTTATCCTATAAATGGTAATCCTGCTAATCCATTTGATTCTGACCCATGGGCATGGTGGGATACTACCGTGATGAAGCAAATCGCACCTGCTAATAATGCAAATGGTTTACTCACTAACCCGGATATGTCTGCTACCAAAGCGCGAAGATATATTGATACTATTATCGGATACTTTGCTCCGCGGGCTTTTGCTGTCTTAGATTTAGGTACTTTCGTAAGCACGCCAGATCTGTTAAAAGCACAAGAAGTTGGCTTCCAGATGATGCCGAATCCAATGACTCATCAGTCAGAACTGCAAACCAACCCTGACTATAAAATGAAGAGACTTACCATCTATGATATCAATGGCAGGGCAGTCAGAGAAGTCAAACAGATCAATAGCAATCATTATACCCTGGAGCGAAATGCACTTCCCCAGGGAGTCTATTATCTCCAAGTCGGTTTTGACAAAGGTGTAATCACAAAATCCATTCTCATTCAGTAG
- a CDS encoding carboxypeptidase-like regulatory domain-containing protein codes for MNSKFTYILFICIIFSTLSFAQTIKGKILDDVTGETLIGANIIIKGTSVGTVTDFDGAFELKVPALPTTLTISYLGYLTKDVEVNSASGNLNIKLESEAITLMETQIKGQRVSDKQKASPLTVESLDVLGIKQAASDNFYDGLGTLKGVDLTAASLGFKVINTRGFNSTSPVRSLQIIDGVDNQAPGLNFSLGNFLGSSELDVLKVDLVQGASSSFYGPNAFNGVISMETKNPFYQKGLSVSAKYGERNLFETALRYAGTTKNKAGLESFGYKVNFSYLRADDWVADNYEAVTGTVSAATNPGGYDAINIYGDEYQTGNDLTSSPPWLFPGIGVWHRTGYKEIDLVDYNTRNIKANAALHFRTKPSQKDQSPELILAGNFGNGTTVYQGDNRFSLRDILFFQARAEIKKTDKYFVRAYMTQDDAGKSYDPYFAALQLQSNAKTNRDWSSDYVNNWQRFIEPKIYEKGYPKLKPVINPDGSVSFSFDQAAATKWINDNQEFLSEAHAMTAQLSNLGNAIVQSGAFFEPGTDRFDQEFEKIRSSYNTEGGTRFYDKSSLYHVQGEYKFKPSFLDAWTLGGNMRVYTPRSKGTIFYDTAGIKISNMEFGVYSGIEKKTVDDKWTFSGTARVDKNENFGFLFSPAASIVFKPKASNYLRLSFSSAIRNPTLSDQYLYLNVGRAILAGNLNGAKNLITIESLLDYVNTLDTRKLKYFDIDPIRPEKVKTFEVGYRTTLLNSLYADLGYYFSIYNDFLGYNIGATGTFDPISGFPRQIQAYRYAANSINQVTTQGASAGLSYYFSKYYQIQGNYSWNKLNKEFVDDPIIPAFNTPENKFNIGFSGRDIPLKMGGMRLNDFGFNINYKWIQAFTFEGSPQFTGFIPSYDLLDGQINWKVRPLNTTIKIGASNLLNNKQFQAYGGPKIGRLAYMSLTYELKKN; via the coding sequence ATGAACAGTAAATTCACATATATATTATTTATTTGCATCATTTTCAGCACTTTATCATTTGCCCAAACCATAAAGGGAAAGATCCTGGATGATGTCACTGGCGAGACATTGATTGGTGCCAATATTATCATTAAAGGTACTTCTGTCGGAACGGTGACGGATTTTGATGGTGCATTTGAGCTTAAAGTACCCGCTTTGCCCACTACCCTGACTATTTCCTACCTGGGATATCTCACCAAGGATGTGGAAGTCAATAGTGCAAGTGGCAACCTTAATATTAAACTCGAGTCTGAAGCCATAACCTTAATGGAGACTCAAATCAAAGGTCAGCGTGTCTCCGACAAACAAAAAGCTAGTCCTCTCACAGTAGAATCGCTGGATGTATTGGGAATCAAACAAGCAGCAAGTGATAATTTTTATGATGGGCTTGGCACTTTAAAAGGAGTAGATCTGACCGCAGCATCTCTAGGGTTCAAAGTGATCAACACCAGGGGATTTAATAGTACCAGTCCGGTGAGATCGCTGCAGATCATTGACGGAGTAGATAATCAGGCCCCCGGACTTAATTTTTCTTTGGGAAATTTTCTAGGCTCTTCAGAACTTGATGTACTGAAAGTCGATCTGGTGCAAGGTGCCAGCAGTTCATTTTATGGACCCAATGCGTTCAATGGAGTCATCAGCATGGAAACCAAAAATCCCTTTTATCAAAAAGGACTCAGTGTCAGCGCCAAATATGGGGAGCGTAACCTTTTTGAAACAGCATTAAGATATGCAGGTACCACAAAAAATAAAGCTGGCTTGGAAAGTTTTGGATATAAGGTCAACTTCTCTTATTTGCGAGCTGACGATTGGGTAGCTGATAACTATGAAGCTGTAACAGGCACCGTATCGGCTGCTACCAACCCTGGAGGTTACGATGCCATCAATATATATGGTGATGAATACCAGACAGGAAATGACCTTACCTCTTCACCACCCTGGTTGTTCCCCGGAATTGGTGTTTGGCACAGAACCGGCTACAAAGAAATAGACCTGGTTGACTACAATACCCGCAACATAAAGGCCAATGCTGCCTTGCATTTTCGTACGAAACCCAGTCAAAAAGACCAATCCCCTGAACTTATACTGGCAGGAAATTTCGGGAATGGCACCACCGTCTATCAGGGAGATAACCGATTTTCACTGAGAGACATATTGTTTTTTCAAGCCAGAGCTGAGATCAAAAAAACCGACAAATACTTTGTTAGAGCATATATGACCCAGGACGATGCAGGCAAATCCTACGATCCATATTTTGCGGCACTTCAATTGCAATCCAATGCTAAAACAAATAGAGATTGGTCTTCAGATTATGTCAATAATTGGCAGCGTTTCATCGAACCTAAAATATATGAAAAGGGCTATCCAAAATTAAAACCAGTGATCAATCCTGATGGCTCAGTCTCATTTTCATTTGATCAGGCTGCTGCTACCAAATGGATAAATGACAACCAGGAATTTCTAAGCGAAGCTCATGCCATGACTGCCCAGCTGTCTAATCTTGGCAACGCTATAGTGCAAAGCGGCGCATTTTTTGAGCCAGGTACAGATCGGTTCGATCAGGAATTTGAAAAAATAAGGTCCTCTTATAACACGGAGGGTGGAACCAGATTTTATGACAAATCATCCTTATACCATGTACAAGGTGAGTACAAATTCAAACCTTCGTTTTTAGATGCCTGGACTCTGGGGGGCAATATGCGAGTTTATACTCCACGAAGCAAGGGTACTATTTTTTACGATACAGCAGGCATAAAAATCAGCAATATGGAATTTGGCGTCTATTCGGGAATAGAAAAAAAGACGGTGGATGACAAATGGACTTTTTCTGGAACAGCCAGGGTAGACAAAAATGAAAATTTTGGATTTTTATTTAGCCCTGCAGCTTCAATTGTTTTTAAACCAAAGGCATCAAATTATTTAAGGCTTTCATTTTCAAGCGCTATTCGCAATCCGACGCTTTCTGATCAATATTTATACCTCAATGTCGGCAGAGCTATATTGGCAGGCAATTTGAATGGGGCAAAAAATTTGATAACTATTGAATCACTCCTTGATTATGTCAATACCCTCGATACCCGAAAGCTTAAATATTTTGATATAGATCCGATACGGCCGGAAAAAGTAAAAACTTTTGAGGTTGGTTACCGAACTACCCTGCTGAATAGTCTGTATGCCGACTTAGGTTATTACTTTAGCATTTACAATGATTTCCTCGGCTATAATATTGGGGCTACCGGTACTTTCGATCCTATCTCAGGCTTTCCCCGACAGATTCAGGCTTATCGTTACGCAGCCAATTCCATTAACCAGGTCACTACCCAAGGAGCTTCTGCTGGCTTGAGTTATTACTTCTCCAAATATTATCAGATCCAAGGAAATTACTCCTGGAATAAATTGAATAAAGAATTTGTGGATGATCCCATCATTCCTGCATTTAATACCCCGGAAAATAAGTTCAATATTGGGTTCAGCGGCAGGGACATCCCACTAAAAATGGGAGGCATGAGATTGAATGATTTTGGATTCAACATCAATTATAAATGGATACAGGCATTTACTTTTGAAGGCTCTCCCCAATTTACAGGATTCATTCCGTCTTATGATTTATTAGATGGTCAGATCAACTGGAAGGTAAGACCCTTGAATACAACTATTAAGATAGGTGCTTCTAATTTATTGAATAACAAACAGTTTCAAGCCTATGGAGGCCCTAAAATCGGCCGACTTGCTTATATGTCATTAACTTATGAGTTGAAAAAAAATTAA
- a CDS encoding tetratricopeptide repeat protein: MNFFNNLHPGYSILISLAILASCKPAARIQVLQPAQLIIPEHIQKIVLIDRSKPSNGFLSNIESLLTGEDYQQDKEGRTKAMNGLKDILANTPRFQTSLSGIELEGSSGGRSFMPPLPWYEIETILAKYNGDAVVAIEMFDSDIQSTTTSRIVKEKDKDGKEISKIVYEGKRKGKINLGWRFYDPKNRQIIDEFKDTDEIEISSSGAPSQALAISNLQKSYEIIRNLAATMGTKYGKRIAPVWITLARSYFKTVKDNNKEKFAQAARYADAGEWLKAETIWEKIAEGRSSSAGKATYNLAVAAEVNGQLNLALQLARDAYTQFNEKKAKSYIRILERRIIDQEEIQNQMHQSMKTNP, from the coding sequence ATGAACTTCTTTAATAATCTTCATCCTGGTTATTCGATTTTAATTTCATTAGCCATCCTGGCCTCGTGTAAACCGGCAGCCAGGATACAAGTGCTACAACCCGCACAACTAATAATACCTGAACATATTCAAAAGATCGTCCTGATAGATCGGAGTAAGCCTTCCAATGGATTTCTCAGCAATATCGAAAGCTTGCTCACAGGAGAAGATTATCAACAGGATAAGGAGGGAAGAACCAAGGCCATGAACGGTTTGAAGGATATTCTGGCTAACACGCCCAGATTTCAAACCTCTCTATCAGGCATAGAACTGGAAGGCAGCAGCGGTGGTAGATCCTTTATGCCTCCACTTCCTTGGTACGAAATTGAGACTATCCTCGCCAAATACAATGGTGATGCTGTAGTAGCTATAGAAATGTTTGACTCGGACATTCAATCGACAACCACCTCCCGTATAGTTAAAGAAAAAGACAAAGATGGCAAGGAGATTTCTAAAATAGTATATGAAGGCAAAAGAAAAGGTAAAATCAACCTGGGCTGGAGATTTTATGATCCTAAAAATAGGCAGATCATTGATGAATTTAAGGATACTGACGAAATCGAAATAAGCAGCTCCGGTGCTCCATCGCAAGCTCTGGCTATCTCTAATCTTCAAAAATCCTACGAAATCATTCGCAACCTGGCCGCTACTATGGGCACTAAATATGGAAAAAGGATTGCTCCTGTATGGATTACCTTGGCCAGAAGTTATTTTAAAACAGTTAAGGATAATAACAAAGAAAAATTTGCCCAGGCTGCACGATATGCTGATGCAGGTGAATGGCTTAAAGCAGAAACTATTTGGGAAAAAATCGCAGAGGGTAGGTCCTCCTCGGCTGGAAAAGCTACCTATAATCTGGCTGTAGCCGCTGAAGTAAATGGTCAGCTAAATCTAGCCCTTCAACTTGCCAGGGATGCATATACTCAATTTAATGAGAAAAAAGCCAAATCCTACATTAGAATCTTAGAGCGTAGAATTATAGATCAGGAGGAGATCCAAAATCAAATGCACCAAAGTATGAAGACCAACCCCTGA
- the nhaD gene encoding sodium:proton antiporter NhaD produces MVSVIIACFVIGYIMIVFEHPLRMDKTIPSLLMGMFCWTLIAVGKPLLPEIAGGPHEINELVLHHLGKIAEILIFLIGAMTIVELVDLHKGFSVITNRIHTHNKIRLLWIIAWLAFFMSSVLDNLTTTIVFISLLRKLIHSREERMWYVSFVVIAANAGGAWTPIGDVTTTMLWIAGKVSTYFLMENLAIPSLICLAIPLLIASFLPVFQGEITSFHDASEKAKRREKLLSSKTMLMAGIGALIFVPIFKTITHLPPWMGMMLGLAIVWLISEYIHPEEDFTEDRRHQYSVKHALSRIELSSILFFLGILMAIDALDTLGILQSMAVKMDHFFPSPDIVATSIGVMSAIIDNVPLVAATIGMYDLPMDAKMWHFIAFAAGTGGSMLIIGSAAGVAAMGMEKIDFIWYFKKISWLAAIGFFIGCAAVYILHLILH; encoded by the coding sequence ATGGTTTCTGTCATTATTGCATGCTTCGTAATCGGCTATATCATGATAGTCTTCGAACATCCTTTGCGTATGGATAAAACGATTCCATCTCTGTTGATGGGAATGTTTTGCTGGACTTTAATCGCCGTTGGAAAGCCCTTACTTCCAGAAATAGCAGGGGGGCCACATGAGATTAACGAACTGGTACTCCATCATTTAGGAAAAATAGCTGAGATCTTAATCTTTCTTATCGGTGCCATGACCATTGTAGAATTAGTGGACCTGCATAAAGGATTTTCAGTCATCACTAATCGGATTCATACCCATAATAAGATCAGACTTTTATGGATTATAGCCTGGTTGGCATTTTTTATGTCTTCTGTGTTAGACAATCTGACCACGACGATTGTTTTTATTTCCCTGCTCCGAAAATTGATACACTCAAGGGAGGAGCGAATGTGGTATGTCTCTTTTGTCGTTATTGCCGCCAACGCCGGTGGTGCATGGACGCCAATTGGGGATGTCACGACGACGATGCTTTGGATAGCTGGGAAAGTAAGTACTTATTTTCTCATGGAAAATCTCGCCATACCTTCTCTTATCTGTCTAGCCATACCCTTGCTGATTGCAAGCTTTTTACCTGTTTTTCAAGGTGAGATCACCAGCTTTCATGATGCGAGTGAAAAGGCCAAACGAAGAGAAAAACTTCTCAGTAGTAAAACCATGCTCATGGCAGGTATTGGTGCGTTGATTTTTGTACCCATTTTCAAGACTATTACTCATCTGCCACCATGGATGGGCATGATGCTTGGCCTGGCCATTGTTTGGTTGATCTCAGAATACATACATCCTGAGGAAGATTTTACTGAAGATAGACGACATCAATATTCTGTCAAGCATGCTCTGTCGAGAATCGAATTGTCCAGTATTTTGTTTTTTCTAGGGATCCTGATGGCGATTGACGCTCTGGATACACTTGGCATTTTGCAATCTATGGCTGTTAAAATGGATCATTTCTTCCCTAGCCCAGATATCGTCGCCACTTCTATTGGTGTCATGTCAGCGATAATTGACAATGTTCCTTTAGTTGCAGCGACTATTGGGATGTATGATCTTCCTATGGATGCTAAAATGTGGCATTTTATCGCTTTTGCTGCGGGTACAGGTGGAAGCATGCTTATTATTGGCTCGGCAGCCGGAGTCGCTGCCATGGGTATGGAGAAAATAGACTTCATATGGTATTTTAAAAAGATCAGTTGGTTAGCTGCGATAGGATTTTTCATTGGGTGTGCAGCTGTGTATATATTACATCTTATTCTGCATTGA
- the nhaD gene encoding sodium:proton antiporter NhaD, with amino-acid sequence MAPLVIICFIVGYLLIVFEHPLRMDKTIPALLMGMLCWAIIAIGQLHLAGEAEVGEHGVNDVILHHLGKIAEILIFLIGAMTIVELVDLHKGFSVITNRIHTRDKRKLLWIVSWLAFFMSAILDNLTTTIVFVSLLRKLIHKRDERLWYISFVVIAANAGGAWTPIGDVTTTMLWIAGKVSTLSLIDHLAIPSIFCLLIPLVVSSFLPAFQGEIASFHDATAKEKSKEKLLSSKTMLIFGISALVFVPIFKTMTHLPPWMGMMIGLSIVWLVSEYIHPEEDFAEDRRHHYSVKHALSRIELSSILFFLGILMAIDALDSLGYLKNLAVKMDQLLPSQDIVASIIGILSAIIDNVPLVAATIGMYDLPMDAKMWHLIAYSAGTGGSMLIIGSAAGVAAMGMEKIDFIWYFKKISWLAAIGYFGGALIMYFIMLIFP; translated from the coding sequence ATGGCTCCATTAGTAATCATTTGTTTTATAGTCGGCTATTTATTGATTGTATTCGAGCACCCTCTTCGAATGGACAAAACCATTCCTGCTCTTTTGATGGGTATGTTGTGCTGGGCCATAATAGCTATTGGACAATTGCATTTGGCAGGCGAAGCCGAGGTAGGCGAACACGGTGTCAATGATGTCATCCTGCATCATCTTGGCAAGATCGCGGAAATACTTATATTTCTGATAGGTGCTATGACTATTGTCGAGCTGGTGGATCTCCACAAAGGATTTTCAGTCATTACCAACCGGATTCATACTCGTGATAAAAGAAAGTTGTTGTGGATTGTCAGCTGGTTGGCTTTTTTCATGTCGGCCATTCTGGACAATTTGACTACTACCATCGTATTTGTGTCCTTACTGCGTAAGCTTATTCACAAACGTGATGAAAGATTATGGTATATATCCTTTGTAGTCATAGCCGCCAATGCTGGAGGAGCCTGGACGCCTATTGGCGATGTGACGACGACCATGCTCTGGATTGCTGGAAAAGTAAGCACGCTGAGTTTGATTGATCATTTAGCGATTCCATCGATATTTTGTTTGCTTATACCTTTAGTTGTATCCAGTTTTTTGCCTGCCTTTCAAGGGGAGATAGCCAGCTTCCATGACGCAACTGCCAAAGAGAAAAGCAAAGAGAAATTACTCAGCAGCAAGACAATGCTCATCTTTGGAATCAGTGCATTGGTATTCGTACCAATATTTAAAACTATGACCCACCTGCCTCCTTGGATGGGAATGATGATAGGCCTCTCCATTGTCTGGTTGGTTTCTGAATACATTCATCCTGAGGAGGATTTTGCTGAAGATCGTAGGCATCATTACTCTGTCAAGCATGCATTATCCAGAATCGAGTTGTCAAGTATACTTTTTTTCCTTGGCATACTGATGGCGATAGACGCACTGGACTCTTTGGGTTATTTAAAAAATCTGGCCGTTAAAATGGATCAGTTGTTGCCCAGCCAGGATATTGTTGCTTCTATAATAGGCATCCTGTCGGCAATCATAGACAACGTGCCATTAGTGGCTGCCACCATTGGCATGTATGACTTACCTATGGATGCAAAAATGTGGCATCTTATTGCTTATTCTGCCGGCACGGGGGGTAGCATGCTGATCATCGGTTCGGCCGCTGGAGTGGCAGCGATGGGCATGGAAAAAATCGATTTTATCTGGTATTTTAAAAAGATAAGCTGGCTTGCGGCCATTGGGTATTTCGGGGGTGCGCTCATTATGTATTTTATCATGTTGATTTTTCCTTGA